A window of the Helianthus annuus cultivar XRQ/B chromosome 4, HanXRQr2.0-SUNRISE, whole genome shotgun sequence genome harbors these coding sequences:
- the LOC110935529 gene encoding disease resistance protein RUN1 encodes MASSSVIHSEPTSSSRSCKHDVFLSFRGEDTRRTFVDHLYSALKLRLISVYKDDEALPRGEFIRPSLFNAIEESRIAIIIFSKHYADSSWCLDELAHIMKCKEDDELVVIPIFYDVDPSDVRKQQGDFGMAFAQQEAQNINKALLWRNALIDASNLAGWEPKHVANGHESRIIKEIVETIVHRLSPLNSEANEDLVGMTTRVQYLKSQLEIGSDGVRMVGIWGVGGGGKTTLASSLYMGISSYFEGHHIIENVREETSKDGLKKLQENILSAFSKTDVKVHSIDLGKTMIKSMLCCRKVLLVLDDVDDLSQLEALAGSHSWFGSGSRVLITTRDAHLLRTHKVDEVCHVRLLSDDEAMQLFNKHAYNKKEPVEDYETLSLRVVSYAAGLPLALKVLGSFLFDKDTKAWMSTLDRLKDIPETEIVDKLKISYDGLKVVEKVLFLDIACFFRRCKKDIAMEILEACDLHPEIGIEVLRQKALINIVDGTLDMHDLVQEMGHYIVRGKHPNNPNKHSRIWKSEDINNMCLGDAPMENDQIEAIQYHDSEHRHDLRHRLQFCKIVSNLKKLRYLTVSMTATDEYVKGPTFLSNELRYIACRGYPLSPFPASFQPMKLVVLCLKDNFQKEVWKGCKHLPHLKVLELVGMKKLFRTPDFDGLPCLQKLTLFDCPKLEEIHQSLGSHKSLQHVNVRGCSKLRMFPTIVHMENLKTLEISSCHNIVVFPKIVKTRRQFLRSLPKLDLYTCHFKYAEIPSSIAGLSNLQELSLVFNDFSRLDFSLSQLTRLKLLNLYHCEKLLELPELPSSLTILKAENCKSITTFGDCHKNCRCLCQVSLKHGSIISDSQKLLESMLEVCLAIENHYMVLQLTGAKIAKGFTPLLRENKCTLQLPENWCNDYSGFLMCAILPSFYNGLTLTISRSDETNGMDSQNDVFWEESDGNSVDKCTWMVYVSFGSLRQSVWWDQTYKALSFNISGCLGFGVRLVDKKRRSGIKETPTIYSSGYTPTLNIQHDSSSALMMYFSVPYSLKDVK; translated from the exons ATGGCCTCTTCATCAGTTATTCACTCAGAACCCACATCCTCTTCTCGATCATGTAAACATGACGTATTTCTTAGTTTTAGAGGAGAAGACACTCGCAGAACATTTGTAGATCATCTGTATTCAGCTCTTAAACTTCGATTAATAAGCGTTTACAAGGACGATGAAGCCCTTCCTCGGGGTGAGTTCATCCGTCCATCCCTCTTCAACGCTATCGAAGAATCACGGATTGCCATCATAATATTTTCCAAACACTATGCTGATTCTTCATGGTGTTTGGACGAGCTTGCACATATTATGAAATGCAAAGAAGATGACGAGCTAGTCGTGATTCCCATTTTCTATGACGTGGATCCCTCAGATGTGAGAAAACAACAGGGGGATTTCGGAATGGCATTTGCCCAACAAGAAGCACAGAACATTAACAAAGCTCTGTTGTGGAGAAACGCACTTATTGATGCAAGTAACCTTGCTGGATGGGAACCCAAACATGTTGCCAACGG GCATGAGTCGAGAATCATCAAAGAAATTGTTGAAACTATTGTTCACAGATTGTCCCCCTTAAATTCAGAAGCTAATGAAGATCTTGTTGGGATGACGACCCGCGTACAATATTTGAAATCACAATTAGAAATTGGGTCAGATGGTGTGCGCATGGTTGGGATATGGGGGGTTGGTGGAGGTGGTAAGACTACTCTTGCATCTTCGCTCTATATGGGAATCTCTTCCTATTTTGAAGGTCATCACATTATTGAGAATGTTCGGGAGGAAACAAGCAAAGATGGTTTAAAAAAATTGCAAGAAAATATTTTGTCAGCTTTTTCCAAAACAGATGTGAAAGTACACAGTATCGATCTAGGAAAAACCATGATAAAAAGTATGTTATGTTGTAGAAAAGTGTTGCTAGTTCTTGATGATGTCGATGACCTTAGCCAACTGGAAGCGTTAGCCGGATCACATAGTTGGTTTGGTAGTGGGAGCCGAGTACTAATCACAACTAGAGATGCACATTTGCTAAGAACTCACAAGGTAGACGAGGTGTGTCATGTTAGATTATTATCAGATGACGAGGCAATGCAGCTCTTTAATAAACATGCATATAACAAAAAAGAACCGGTGGAAGATTATGAGACACTTTCGTTACGTGTGGTTTCTTATGCTGCTGGGCTCCCATTGGCACTTAAAGTTTTAGGTTCTTTTCTATTCGACAAAGATACGAAGGCGTGGATGAGTACCTTGGATAGACTAAAAGATATTCCAGAAACGGAGATTGTGGATAAGCTAAAAATTAGCTATGATGGACTTAAAGTTGTGGaaaaagtattatttttagatatTGCATGTTTCTTCAGAAGGTGTAAGAAAGATATAGCAATGGAAATACTTGAAGCTTGTGATTTGCACCCTGAAATAGGGATAGAGGTGTTGAGACAAAAAGCTCTCATAAATATTGTGGATGGTACGCTTGATATGCATGATCTAGTTCAAGAAATGGGACATTACATTGTTAGAGGGAAACATCCTAACAATCCGAACAAACATAGCAGAATTTGGAAAAGTGAAGATATCAATAACATGTGTTTGGGGGACGCACCAATG GAAAATGACCAGATTGAAGCCATACAATATCATGATTCTGAACATAGACATGATCTTCGGCATAGATTACAATTTTGTAAAATAGTTTCAAACTTAAAGAAACTAAGGTACCTTACGGTGTCGATGACCGCTACGGATGAGTATGTCAAAGGGCCTACTTTTCTTTCAAATGAGTTGCGGTATATTGCTTGTCGTGGGTATCCTCTAAGTCCATTTCCCGCCAGTTTCCAACCAATGAAACTTGTTGTTCTATGTCTGAAAGACAACTTTCAAAAAGAAGTTTGGAAGGGTTGTAAG CATCTACCACATTTGAAAGTTCTTGAACTCGTTGGGATGAAGAAGCTATTCAGAACACCGGATTTTGATGGACTCCCGTGTCTTCAAAAGTTGACACTCTTCGACTGTCCTAAGTTAGAAGAGATTCACCAATCACTTGGAAGTCATAAAAGTCTTCAGCACGTAAATGTACGTGGTTGTTCCAAGCTTAGAATGTTTCCAACAATTGTCCACATGGAAAACCTCAAAACTCTAGAAATAAGTAGTTGTCATAATATTGTTGTGTTCCCGAAGATTGTGAAGACAAGGCGTCAGTTTCTACGGAGCTTACCAAAGCTGGATCTCTATACATGTCATTTCAAATATGCAGAAATCCCATCTAGTATTGCTGGGTTATCAAACTTACAAGAGCTTAGTCTGGTGTTCAATGATTTTTCACGGTTAGATTTCAGCCTCTCACAACTTACTCGACTCAAACTCCTCAACCTGTATCATTGTGAAAAGCTTCTTGAATTGCCCGAGCTCCCATCAAGTTTAACTATTCTCAAAGCAGAGAACTGCAAGTCAATTACAACTTTTGGAGATTGTCACAAGAACTGTAGATGCTTATGTCAAGTGTCACTTAAGCATGGGAGCATCATAAGTGATAGTCAGAAATTACTAGAATCCATGCTTGAGGTATGTTTGGCTATTGAAAACCACTATATGGTTCTGCAACTTACAGGTGCAAAGATTGCAAAGGGGTTTACCCCTCTACTTAGAGAGAATAAATGTACCCTGCAACTACCAGAGAACTGGTGCAATGACTATTCTGGTTTCTTAATGTGTGCCATTTTGCCCAGTTTTTACAATGGTCTAACTCTAACGATAAGTAGGAGTGACGAGACGAATGGTATGGATTCTCAAAATGATGTGTTTTGGGAGGAGAGTGATGGTAACAGTGTTGATAAATGTACATGGATGGTGTATGTTTCATTTGGTTCATTGAGACAAAGTGTATGGTGGGATCAAACATACAAAGCTCTTTCCTTTAACATtagtgggtgtttaggttttggagTTAGGCTCGTTGACAAGAAAAGGAGAAGTGGTATAAAGGAAACACCAACAATTTATTCTTCTGGTTATACACCTACCTTAAATATTCAACATGACTCATCGTCGGCCCTAATGATGTACTTTTCCGTGCCCTATTCTTTGAAAGATGTAAAATAA